A window of Streptomyces sp. NBC_00102 contains these coding sequences:
- a CDS encoding SRPBCC family protein: MAVRHHLIDRPPAAVWNVLEDPALYGEWVVGTDRSRPESGVWPEPGSSITYVLRVGPKEVTGRTVVRRLGRPGALELEASGGPLGSARIAFDIRPWGERTLVIVDEHPLKGLGARVHNALLDAVLQIRHRSMLARLARLVEERSEDRPGDQV, from the coding sequence ATGGCAGTCCGTCACCATCTCATCGACCGGCCGCCGGCCGCGGTGTGGAACGTGCTGGAGGACCCGGCTCTCTACGGGGAGTGGGTGGTGGGGACCGACCGGTCCCGGCCGGAGTCGGGCGTGTGGCCGGAGCCGGGCTCCTCGATCACGTACGTCCTGCGGGTGGGGCCGAAGGAGGTCACCGGGCGCACGGTGGTCCGTCGCCTCGGCAGACCGGGTGCGCTGGAGCTGGAGGCGAGCGGCGGCCCGCTGGGATCGGCGCGCATCGCCTTCGACATCCGCCCCTGGGGCGAGCGGACCCTCGTGATCGTCGACGAGCATCCGTTGAAGGGCCTGGGGGCCAGGGTGCACAACGCGCTGCTGGACGCGGTGCTCCAGATTCGCCACCGCAGCATGCTGGCGCGGCTCGCCCGGCTGGTCGAGGAGAGGTCCGAGGACCGGCCGGGGGATCAGGTCTGA
- a CDS encoding DUF5709 domain-containing protein: MPDQARGDDVYQPQDDGQDPPNDELDMEDALGERTLDDQMEEGYSPPERPLAVDKYGTTGAEERRGESLDQRLAQEVADVEPPDGDGIGDLTDGEGEPEDRIEGGTRAGRLSAADDPAGRHTDGIAEDVGIDGGAASAEEAAVHVVDEEEQGGAGR; the protein is encoded by the coding sequence ATGCCGGACCAGGCGCGTGGAGACGACGTGTACCAGCCGCAGGACGACGGCCAGGACCCGCCCAACGACGAACTCGACATGGAGGACGCGCTCGGCGAACGGACCCTGGACGATCAGATGGAGGAGGGCTACTCGCCCCCCGAACGCCCGCTCGCGGTGGACAAGTACGGCACCACGGGGGCGGAGGAGCGACGTGGCGAATCCCTCGACCAGCGGCTCGCCCAGGAGGTCGCCGACGTCGAACCGCCCGACGGCGACGGTATCGGCGACCTCACGGACGGCGAGGGCGAGCCCGAGGACCGGATCGAGGGCGGCACCCGGGCCGGCCGTCTGAGCGCGGCCGACGATCCGGCCGGACGGCACACGGACGGGATCGCCGAGGACGTCGGCATCGACGGCGGGGCCGCTTCCGCCGAGGAGGCCGCCGTGCACGTGGTCGACGAGGAGGAGCAGGGCGGCGCGGGCCGCTGA
- a CDS encoding plasmid stabilization protein gives MPAGSNAKRERQYEHIKESQKERGSSESRAEEIAARTVNKERARSGESRTASRTSTEDEKSAYQRGGERSHRGAQGPTKDQLYAEAKRKNVDGRSSMNKEQLRKALGR, from the coding sequence ATGCCTGCTGGATCCAATGCCAAGCGCGAGCGCCAGTACGAACACATCAAGGAGAGCCAGAAAGAGCGGGGCTCCTCCGAGTCCCGTGCCGAGGAGATCGCCGCCAGGACGGTGAACAAGGAGCGGGCGCGCTCCGGCGAGTCCAGGACGGCGAGCAGGACGTCCACCGAGGACGAGAAGTCCGCCTACCAGCGCGGCGGTGAACGGTCCCACCGGGGCGCACAGGGGCCGACGAAGGACCAGCTCTACGCGGAGGCGAAGAGGAAGAACGTCGACGGGCGCTCCTCCATGAACAAGGAGCAGCTGAGGAAGGCCCTCGGCCGCTGA
- a CDS encoding DUF2945 domain-containing protein has translation MDEKHRDGRSGRHTPDKPLSKGDDVTWKSHGQEVEGSVTRKIDRRTDAAGRTVDASGSDPQYEVESEKTGRSAVHKPGALRRKSGS, from the coding sequence ATGGACGAGAAGCACCGGGACGGACGGAGCGGGCGGCACACACCAGACAAGCCGCTGTCCAAGGGCGACGACGTCACGTGGAAGAGCCACGGACAGGAGGTCGAGGGCTCGGTCACCCGCAAGATCGACCGCCGCACCGATGCAGCGGGCCGGACCGTGGACGCCTCCGGGAGCGACCCGCAGTACGAGGTGGAAAGCGAGAAGACGGGCAGATCCGCGGTGCACAAGCCCGGAGCGCTGCGCCGAAAGAGCGGCTCGTAG
- a CDS encoding DUF4873 domain-containing protein produces MTDIYEGPATLVIGDEETPVMAALRADSRGTSASWSGTVSADGLQIAFWPAVQSGGVVIRMPDGRRGTAQIDMDAESGKATLSGSGQAPF; encoded by the coding sequence ATGACCGACATCTACGAAGGCCCTGCCACGCTCGTCATCGGCGACGAGGAAACCCCGGTGATGGCCGCGCTGCGGGCCGACAGCCGGGGCACGTCCGCTTCCTGGTCGGGGACCGTCAGCGCCGACGGCCTGCAGATCGCCTTCTGGCCGGCCGTGCAGAGCGGCGGGGTCGTGATCCGCATGCCGGACGGCCGGCGCGGGACGGCCCAGATCGACATGGACGCGGAAAGCGGGAAGGCCACGCTCAGCGGAAGCGGCCAGGCGCCGTTCTGA
- a CDS encoding sigma-70 family RNA polymerase sigma factor, whose amino-acid sequence MAEHRTDAEEDVASLVRAARDGDPRAMERLVALHLPLIYGIVGRALNGHTDTDDLVQETMVRIVRGLPKLREPERFRSWAVAIAYREIQQHQRRAGGENPARHDVESVPDPLPDFAERTVAELALTGQRRHLARATRWLEPADRQLLALYWEEASGRLTRSELAASLGLDRRHTAVRVQRMKERLEAARTLVHALSATPRCPGLASEAREWDGVSGALWRKRLSRHVRDCPQCHAHQNGLVTPENLLPGIGLVAVPGVLLVWLRETAAAAASTAPSLLGRLREPLTLAGSKAKAAAVVAAAGGAAGTLALLLWQSPAGPPSAAPTPRTTAPARAGTAPAPSSGNDVTALTLYVAPDGSDGGDGSLSRPLATLGKAVGLVRPGGTILMRGGTYRPTEAVDITTDADADHRITLANYPGEQPVVDASGIARGSWAVTQTADYWTVRGLEIHGSTSHAYVCRGCAHTVFQDLSFHDNAESGLTLRDGGTVANSVLDSDFYANHGTDDHGRSGVGLAIKFGSGAGNLVRGCRTYDNADDGLDLGGFTSPVTVESNWSFGNGVNRWRDTDWQGNGNGFTLGGGNTRAAVAHVVRNNAAWENTGLGFNDEGNPGRISLTRNTAYRNGVDGFHLTTTAAAARANVAVANGRDAALGDQVSSTDNTWDGGATDATVFVSTDEDSARAPRSADGALPRTDFLAPRGGAATAAGATMTAS is encoded by the coding sequence ATGGCAGAGCACCGGACCGACGCCGAGGAGGACGTCGCCTCCCTCGTGCGCGCCGCGCGGGACGGTGACCCGCGCGCGATGGAACGGCTGGTCGCCCTCCACCTGCCACTGATCTACGGGATCGTCGGCCGGGCCCTGAACGGGCACACGGACACCGACGACCTCGTCCAGGAGACCATGGTGCGGATCGTGCGCGGTCTGCCGAAACTGCGCGAGCCCGAGAGGTTCCGCTCCTGGGCGGTGGCCATCGCGTACCGCGAGATCCAGCAGCACCAACGACGCGCGGGGGGCGAGAACCCCGCCCGCCACGACGTCGAGAGCGTGCCCGATCCCCTGCCGGACTTCGCCGAACGCACCGTCGCCGAACTGGCCCTGACCGGTCAGCGCCGCCATCTCGCCCGCGCCACCCGCTGGCTCGAACCCGCCGACCGGCAACTGCTCGCCCTCTACTGGGAGGAGGCGTCGGGCCGTCTCACCCGGTCCGAACTCGCCGCCTCCCTCGGTCTCGACCGCCGGCACACCGCCGTGCGGGTCCAGCGGATGAAGGAGCGGCTGGAGGCGGCGCGCACTCTGGTCCATGCCCTGTCGGCCACTCCGCGCTGCCCGGGGCTCGCGTCCGAGGCGCGGGAGTGGGACGGGGTGAGCGGCGCTCTGTGGCGGAAGCGTCTGAGCCGCCATGTGCGGGACTGCCCGCAGTGCCACGCCCACCAAAACGGCCTGGTCACCCCGGAGAACCTGCTGCCCGGCATCGGGCTCGTCGCCGTGCCGGGGGTCCTGCTGGTGTGGCTGCGCGAAACCGCCGCTGCCGCCGCGTCCACCGCCCCTTCCCTCCTTGGCCGACTGCGCGAACCGCTCACTCTCGCGGGTTCCAAGGCGAAGGCGGCAGCCGTGGTGGCCGCGGCGGGGGGCGCCGCCGGGACGTTGGCCCTCCTGCTGTGGCAGTCACCGGCCGGCCCGCCGTCGGCCGCCCCGACGCCCCGGACGACGGCGCCCGCCCGGGCCGGTACGGCACCTGCCCCGTCCTCGGGCAACGACGTCACCGCGCTGACCCTGTACGTGGCCCCGGACGGGTCCGACGGCGGCGACGGAAGCCTCTCCCGCCCGCTCGCCACACTCGGCAAGGCGGTCGGCCTCGTCCGGCCTGGCGGGACGATCCTCATGCGGGGCGGCACCTACCGTCCCACCGAAGCGGTGGACATCACCACGGACGCCGATGCCGACCACCGCATCACTCTCGCCAACTACCCGGGCGAGCAGCCGGTCGTGGACGCGTCAGGCATCGCCCGGGGCTCGTGGGCCGTCACCCAGACCGCCGACTACTGGACCGTGCGAGGGCTGGAGATCCACGGCTCCACCAGTCACGCGTACGTCTGCCGGGGCTGTGCGCACACCGTCTTCCAGGACCTCTCCTTCCACGACAACGCCGAGTCGGGTCTGACGCTGCGCGACGGCGGAACGGTGGCCAACTCCGTTCTCGACAGCGACTTCTACGCCAATCACGGCACCGACGACCACGGCCGCAGCGGTGTAGGCCTCGCGATCAAGTTCGGATCCGGGGCAGGCAATCTGGTGCGCGGATGCCGCACGTACGACAACGCGGACGACGGCCTGGACCTGGGCGGGTTCACCAGCCCGGTGACCGTGGAGAGCAACTGGTCCTTCGGCAACGGCGTGAACCGGTGGCGGGACACCGACTGGCAGGGCAACGGCAACGGCTTCACCCTGGGCGGCGGCAACACCCGGGCCGCCGTCGCCCATGTCGTACGGAACAACGCCGCCTGGGAGAACACCGGTCTGGGTTTCAACGACGAGGGCAACCCCGGCCGGATCTCGCTGACCCGCAACACGGCCTATCGCAACGGCGTGGACGGCTTCCACCTGACCACGACCGCCGCGGCGGCGCGCGCCAACGTGGCGGTGGCGAACGGGCGGGACGCCGCACTGGGCGACCAGGTCAGCTCCACGGACAACACGTGGGACGGCGGTGCCACGGATGCGACCGTGTTCGTCTCGACCGACGAAGACTCCGCACGGGCTCCCCGGTCAGCCGACGGCGCACTCCCCCGCACCGACTTCCTCGCCCCCCGCGGCGGGGCCGCTACGGCGGCGGGGGCGACGATGACCGCCTCCTGA
- a CDS encoding pectinesterase family protein, whose protein sequence is MKREHTTRPGPARGRPHRRGATRLGVLVAAFVLAVAGLVAGGAVSPAVAATLPATGGVYQLAVTKSGKCIDVPAASAANGALLQQWGCTADSDWQNFTLASAGSGTYRLVNLHSGKCVDVPDYSTVSGTRLQQYSCAGQTNQAWTLVASGSGTFQIVNVNSGLCISDEGASTTNGTAIIQETCTANTNKQWAFKPVSTTHNTVAADGTGTYTTVQAAIDAVGTGNASRVVITIKPGTYRQAVTIPANKPYITLQGTGDSPDDVVIVGNRNAGDYGTSGSATVVALGHDFTATNLTMSNDFDENSSDTGDQALALYLDADRALLDDVRLLGDQDTFLVNNNARVYVWNSYVEGTVDFVYGGGVAVFDNSRIHEKRTTGGPITAASTPAERAYGFLFYRSTVTSTVNNTTQLGRPWRQDAQVLYRECTLSAAIATAQPWTNMSTSTWQNARFREYRNTGAGATVNANRPQLTDAQAVTYTPQKYLAGTDGWNPVR, encoded by the coding sequence ATGAAACGAGAGCACACGACACGACCCGGCCCCGCCCGCGGGCGCCCGCACCGGCGAGGTGCCACCAGGCTGGGTGTGCTGGTGGCCGCGTTCGTGCTTGCGGTGGCGGGTCTGGTGGCAGGTGGCGCGGTATCGCCGGCCGTGGCCGCGACGTTGCCGGCGACGGGCGGGGTGTATCAGCTGGCGGTGACGAAGAGCGGTAAGTGCATCGATGTGCCGGCGGCTTCGGCGGCGAACGGTGCGTTGTTGCAGCAGTGGGGGTGCACCGCTGATTCGGACTGGCAGAACTTCACGCTGGCGTCGGCCGGTTCGGGGACGTACCGGCTGGTGAACTTGCACAGTGGCAAGTGCGTCGATGTGCCGGATTATTCGACGGTGTCGGGGACGCGGTTGCAGCAGTACAGCTGTGCGGGTCAGACGAACCAGGCGTGGACGCTGGTGGCGAGTGGGTCGGGGACGTTCCAGATCGTCAACGTCAACAGTGGTCTCTGCATCAGTGACGAGGGTGCGTCGACCACGAACGGCACCGCGATCATCCAGGAGACTTGCACCGCCAACACCAACAAGCAGTGGGCCTTCAAGCCCGTCTCCACCACGCACAACACCGTGGCGGCCGACGGAACCGGGACGTACACCACCGTGCAGGCGGCCATCGACGCGGTCGGGACGGGCAACGCGAGCAGGGTCGTCATCACGATCAAGCCGGGCACCTACCGGCAGGCCGTGACCATCCCCGCCAACAAGCCCTACATCACGCTCCAGGGCACCGGCGATTCCCCCGACGACGTGGTGATCGTCGGCAACCGCAACGCGGGTGACTACGGCACCTCGGGCAGCGCCACCGTGGTCGCCCTCGGCCACGACTTCACCGCGACCAACCTGACGATGTCGAACGACTTCGACGAGAACAGCTCCGACACCGGTGACCAGGCGCTCGCGCTCTACCTGGACGCCGACCGGGCCCTGCTGGACGACGTACGTCTCCTCGGCGACCAGGACACCTTCCTGGTCAACAACAACGCCCGCGTCTATGTGTGGAATTCGTACGTCGAAGGCACGGTGGACTTCGTCTACGGCGGTGGCGTCGCGGTCTTCGACAACAGCCGGATCCACGAGAAGCGGACCACTGGCGGACCCATTACCGCCGCCAGCACCCCCGCCGAGCGTGCCTACGGGTTCCTCTTCTACCGGTCCACCGTCACGAGCACGGTGAACAACACCACCCAACTCGGCCGCCCGTGGCGCCAGGACGCCCAGGTCCTCTACCGCGAGTGCACGCTCTCGGCGGCGATCGCCACCGCACAGCCGTGGACGAACATGTCCACCAGCACCTGGCAGAACGCCCGGTTCCGTGAGTACCGCAACACCGGTGCCGGGGCCACGGTGAACGCCAACCGGCCGCAGCTCACCGACGCCCAGGCGGTCACCTACACCCCGCAGAAGTATCTCGCGGGCACCGACGGCTGGAACCCCGTCCGCTGA
- a CDS encoding RICIN domain-containing protein has product MFNRSGTRFGALIAAFVLAVVGLVAGGGVSPAVAATLPATGGVYQLAVTKSGKCIDVPAASAANGALLQQWGCTADSDWQNFTLASAGSGTYRLVNVHSGKCVDVPDYSTVSGTRLQQYSCAGQTNQAWTLVASGSGTFQIVNVNSGLCISDEGASTTNGTAIIQETCTANTNKQWAFKPVTTGRTWSDKADGFASTGGGTTGGAAGSTVTVTTYADLVKYATSSSPYVIKVGAAITVDPYGHEIPVTSDKTIVGVGTKGEIVHGGFFLGTGVHNVIIRNLTIRDAQMTDDDPDDKVYDYDGIQMDTADHVWIDHNRIERMNDGLIDSRKDTSYLTISWNVMGTENKALGIGWTDNVTARMTIHHNWIHDTNQRNPSIDNVALAHLYDNYLQNVTSYGNLSRGASKTVIENSYFENVANPFNIDTSAASLTQSGSIMVNCTGKQVTAGTTFTPSSYYAYTLDPAKDVPALLKEYAGPQSTIGG; this is encoded by the coding sequence ATGTTCAACAGGAGTGGCACCAGGTTCGGTGCGCTGATCGCGGCGTTCGTGCTTGCGGTGGTGGGTCTGGTGGCAGGTGGTGGGGTGTCGCCGGCCGTGGCCGCGACGTTGCCGGCGACGGGCGGGGTGTATCAGCTGGCGGTGACGAAGAGCGGTAAGTGCATCGATGTGCCGGCGGCTTCGGCGGCGAACGGTGCGTTGTTGCAGCAGTGGGGGTGCACCGCTGATTCGGACTGGCAGAACTTCACGCTGGCGTCGGCCGGTTCGGGGACGTACCGGCTGGTGAACGTGCACAGTGGCAAGTGCGTCGATGTGCCGGACTATTCGACGGTGTCGGGGACGCGGTTGCAGCAGTACAGCTGTGCGGGTCAGACGAACCAGGCGTGGACGCTGGTGGCGAGCGGGTCGGGGACGTTCCAGATCGTCAACGTCAACAGTGGTCTCTGCATCAGTGACGAGGGTGCGTCGACCACGAACGGCACCGCGATCATCCAGGAGACCTGCACCGCCAACACCAACAAGCAGTGGGCCTTCAAGCCCGTCACGACCGGGCGTACCTGGTCGGACAAGGCGGACGGCTTCGCCTCTACCGGCGGTGGCACCACGGGCGGCGCGGCCGGTTCCACCGTCACCGTGACCACCTACGCCGACCTGGTCAAGTACGCCACCTCCAGCAGCCCGTACGTCATCAAGGTCGGCGCCGCGATCACGGTCGACCCGTACGGCCATGAGATCCCGGTGACCTCCGACAAGACGATCGTCGGCGTCGGCACCAAGGGTGAGATCGTGCACGGCGGATTCTTCCTGGGCACCGGCGTGCACAACGTCATCATCCGAAACCTCACCATCCGCGACGCGCAGATGACCGACGACGACCCGGACGACAAGGTCTACGACTACGACGGTATCCAGATGGACACGGCCGACCACGTCTGGATCGACCACAACCGCATCGAGCGCATGAACGACGGCCTGATCGACAGCCGCAAGGACACCAGCTACCTCACCATCTCCTGGAACGTCATGGGCACCGAGAACAAGGCCCTCGGCATCGGCTGGACCGACAACGTCACCGCCCGGATGACCATCCACCACAACTGGATCCACGACACCAACCAGCGCAACCCCAGCATCGACAACGTGGCCCTCGCCCACCTCTACGACAACTACCTCCAGAACGTCACCTCCTACGGCAACCTCTCCCGGGGGGCTTCGAAGACCGTCATCGAGAACAGCTACTTCGAGAACGTCGCCAACCCCTTCAACATCGACACCTCGGCGGCGTCCCTGACCCAGTCGGGCAGCATCATGGTCAACTGCACCGGCAAGCAGGTGACGGCCGGCACGACCTTCACCCCGAGCAGTTACTACGCGTACACCCTGGACCCGGCGAAGGACGTGCCCGCGCTGCTCAAGGAGTACGCCGGACCGCAGAGCACGATCGGCGGCTGA
- a CDS encoding glycoside hydrolase family 43 protein encodes MAYFDNPVIPGFSPDPSICRAGEDYYVATSSFEYVPGVPLWHSRDLTHWRLIGHALGRPGQLELSPTAPSSSGVYAPTLRHHEGRFWMITTVVGGAGTLLVTADDPAGPWSDPVPVAIPGIDPDLAWDEEGDCWCLFSHDGIKGVRIDPNSGELLGDPVEMWSGTGLQYPEGPHLYRIGDWWYLLLSEGGTERGHALSVARSRTLTGPFESHPDNPVLSHRSTDHPVQNTGHGDLVQAHDGSWWMVLLGTRPRGDTPGFHGMGRETFLAPVRWEDGWPLPGPVELHAQGPELTPHPWAGEPRRDDFDAPVLAPRWVTLRRQDPDAVDLGTRPGHVVLNSRADGLDRPGAVFVGQRQRDPECVARTRIDAADGGRGGLAVRLDEAHHYQIEREGDTVRAVARIGPLRQSVAERTVPAGPLTLRIDVTTADLLPPTVTDRRADPAGAGLRIGAPDALRLGYETEEGEFEILAELDGRYLTTEVAGGFTGRVLGMYATRGSAAFDWFELRPA; translated from the coding sequence ATGGCGTACTTCGACAACCCCGTCATACCCGGCTTCAGCCCGGACCCGAGCATCTGCCGCGCGGGCGAGGACTACTACGTGGCCACCTCCAGCTTCGAGTACGTACCGGGCGTGCCGCTGTGGCACAGCCGCGACCTCACGCACTGGCGGCTGATCGGACACGCCCTGGGCCGCCCCGGACAGCTGGAGCTTTCCCCCACCGCGCCCTCTTCCTCCGGCGTGTACGCCCCCACCCTGCGTCACCACGAGGGACGGTTCTGGATGATCACGACCGTGGTCGGCGGCGCCGGCACCCTGCTGGTGACCGCCGACGATCCGGCCGGGCCCTGGTCGGACCCCGTCCCCGTCGCGATACCCGGCATCGACCCCGACCTGGCCTGGGACGAGGAGGGCGACTGCTGGTGCCTCTTCTCGCACGACGGGATCAAGGGCGTGCGCATCGACCCGAACTCGGGTGAACTGCTGGGCGATCCGGTGGAGATGTGGTCGGGCACCGGACTGCAGTACCCCGAGGGGCCGCACCTGTACCGGATCGGCGACTGGTGGTACCTGCTGCTCTCCGAAGGCGGTACGGAACGCGGGCACGCCCTCTCGGTGGCCCGGTCCCGCACGCTGACAGGGCCGTTCGAGTCGCACCCCGACAACCCCGTGCTGTCGCACCGCAGTACGGACCATCCGGTGCAGAACACCGGCCACGGCGACCTCGTGCAGGCCCACGACGGCAGCTGGTGGATGGTGCTCCTCGGCACCCGCCCCCGGGGTGACACCCCAGGCTTCCACGGCATGGGACGGGAGACCTTCCTCGCACCGGTGCGCTGGGAGGACGGGTGGCCGCTGCCGGGACCCGTGGAACTCCACGCCCAGGGGCCCGAGTTGACCCCGCACCCGTGGGCCGGGGAGCCCCGGCGTGACGACTTCGACGCCCCCGTCCTCGCTCCCCGGTGGGTGACCCTGCGCCGCCAGGACCCTGACGCCGTCGACCTCGGCACGAGGCCCGGGCACGTCGTACTGAACTCCCGCGCGGACGGCCTGGACCGGCCCGGCGCCGTGTTCGTCGGGCAGCGCCAGCGCGATCCGGAATGCGTCGCGCGCACCAGGATCGACGCCGCCGACGGCGGCCGCGGCGGACTCGCCGTACGGCTCGACGAGGCGCACCACTACCAGATCGAGCGGGAGGGCGACACCGTGCGCGCGGTCGCCCGGATCGGCCCGCTGCGCCAGTCCGTCGCCGAACGAACGGTGCCTGCAGGGCCGTTGACGCTACGCATCGACGTGACCACCGCCGACCTCCTGCCGCCCACCGTCACCGACCGACGTGCGGATCCGGCGGGCGCCGGTCTCCGCATCGGGGCCCCCGACGCCCTGCGGCTCGGATACGAGACGGAGGAGGGCGAGTTCGAGATCCTCGCCGAACTGGACGGCCGCTACCTCACCACCGAGGTCGCCGGCGGATTCACCGGCAGGGTCCTCGGCATGTACGCGACCCGGGGCAGCGCGGCCTTCGACTGGTTCGAGCTGCGCCCCGCCTGA
- a CDS encoding GNAT family N-acetyltransferase, whose protein sequence is MSQPAATPSVQRVDARHRYEIHVDGVRAGLTAYRDRDDQRVFFHTEVDDAFAGQGLASVLVEQALNDVRASGKRIVPVCPYVAKFLTKHTEFADITDPVTPEVLEWLEAARSR, encoded by the coding sequence ATGAGCCAGCCCGCCGCCACTCCGAGCGTCCAGCGCGTCGACGCCAGGCACCGCTACGAGATCCACGTCGACGGCGTCCGCGCGGGACTGACCGCCTACCGCGACCGCGACGACCAGCGCGTCTTCTTCCACACCGAGGTCGACGACGCGTTCGCCGGCCAGGGTCTGGCGTCCGTCCTCGTGGAGCAGGCGCTCAACGACGTACGGGCCTCGGGGAAGCGGATCGTGCCGGTCTGCCCCTACGTGGCGAAGTTCCTCACCAAGCACACGGAGTTCGCCGACATCACCGACCCGGTCACCCCGGAGGTCCTGGAGTGGCTGGAGGCGGCCCGCTCGCGCTGA
- a CDS encoding carboxymuconolactone decarboxylase family protein: MNGTEAAHGERRIYIDKQSPKSYHAMVAASDAVRVGAEEAGLSRTLVELVNLRVSQINGCAFCLDVHTRAALRAGDTARRLGVLAAWRDTEVFTARERAALALAEATTHPADAALQENSYALARETLSDDEIAAVIWVAVTINAFNRVSIMSKHPVRALPGQ, translated from the coding sequence GTGAACGGCACCGAGGCTGCCCACGGCGAGCGCCGGATCTACATCGACAAGCAGAGCCCGAAGTCCTATCACGCCATGGTCGCGGCCTCCGACGCGGTCCGCGTCGGCGCGGAGGAAGCGGGGCTGAGCCGCACCCTGGTGGAGCTGGTCAATCTCCGGGTCTCCCAGATCAACGGATGCGCCTTCTGTCTGGACGTGCACACCCGTGCCGCGCTCCGTGCGGGCGACACCGCCCGACGGCTGGGGGTGCTGGCGGCCTGGCGCGACACCGAGGTGTTCACCGCGCGGGAACGCGCGGCCCTCGCCCTGGCGGAAGCGACGACCCACCCCGCCGACGCCGCGCTCCAGGAGAACTCCTACGCCCTGGCGCGGGAAACCCTCTCCGACGACGAGATCGCGGCAGTGATCTGGGTGGCCGTCACCATCAACGCCTTCAACCGGGTCTCCATCATGAGCAAGCACCCGGTGCGCGCCCTGCCGGGGCAGTGA
- a CDS encoding undecaprenyl/decaprenyl-phosphate alpha-N-acetylglucosaminyl 1-phosphate transferase: MNVVGVIISGAVALVITVALTAVVRGLAPVIAAKGGRRGPRRTVGTGVAVVMATTGVMLAAPRLGLPEPGSGVRILLAASAAVAVLGLVKELRPVGARIELVLHTVLAALVAAFSGLSPVAAVSGTVLMVVLTHALQLLEGADGTAAGVTVVLAAGLLTCAAADHHPGTVLLLAVVAASVSGVLPYNWPPARVFYGSCGSRYTGFLLAGAVLLLLAGAPSGSAAWVSVPALMTVALADLILVLLSRRKAGRPLLAPAQDHAVHRLRRLRLTPRGAAVTLILATAACAATGTLIHTDVLHPAVGLALPAAVGVAVFALLRVPVYSPPPPRTGIRRTSDGASAEPAAFAAASSTRHAAMVPGPTQQGAPGQKPGAPAPHIAATRKPSEGRPADFAGDRR, encoded by the coding sequence GTGAACGTGGTCGGCGTCATCATCTCCGGGGCTGTCGCGCTGGTGATCACCGTGGCACTCACCGCGGTCGTCCGCGGACTAGCCCCGGTCATCGCGGCGAAGGGCGGCCGCCGGGGGCCCCGGCGGACCGTCGGTACGGGCGTCGCGGTCGTCATGGCGACCACCGGCGTCATGCTCGCCGCGCCCCGGCTGGGCCTTCCGGAGCCCGGATCCGGCGTACGCATCCTGCTCGCCGCCTCCGCCGCTGTCGCGGTGCTCGGACTGGTGAAGGAGCTGCGCCCGGTCGGCGCCCGCATCGAACTCGTCCTCCACACCGTGCTGGCGGCACTCGTCGCGGCGTTCTCCGGACTCTCCCCGGTGGCGGCGGTGTCCGGGACCGTACTCATGGTGGTCCTCACCCACGCGCTCCAACTGCTGGAAGGAGCCGACGGTACGGCGGCCGGAGTGACCGTCGTCCTCGCCGCCGGACTGCTCACCTGCGCCGCGGCCGACCACCACCCCGGAACCGTGCTGCTGCTCGCCGTAGTGGCCGCCTCCGTGTCCGGCGTCCTGCCGTACAACTGGCCCCCCGCACGCGTCTTCTACGGCTCGTGCGGCTCGCGCTACACGGGCTTCCTCCTCGCCGGCGCCGTCCTGCTGCTGCTCGCAGGCGCACCGTCCGGCAGCGCCGCGTGGGTCTCGGTACCGGCGCTGATGACGGTGGCCCTCGCCGACCTGATCCTCGTCCTGCTGTCCCGACGGAAGGCGGGCCGCCCCCTCCTGGCGCCCGCTCAGGACCACGCAGTCCACCGCCTGCGCCGCCTGCGCCTGACGCCCCGGGGAGCGGCCGTCACCCTGATCCTCGCCACCGCGGCCTGCGCCGCCACCGGCACGCTGATCCACACCGACGTGCTCCACCCGGCGGTCGGCCTCGCGCTGCCCGCGGCCGTCGGTGTCGCGGTCTTCGCCCTGCTGCGCGTACCGGTGTACTCCCCGCCCCCGCCCCGGACCGGCATCCGCCGCACGTCCGACGGCGCTTCCGCGGAGCCCGCGGCCTTCGCGGCCGCTTCCTCGACGCGGCACGCCGCCATGGTTCCCGGCCCCACGCAGCAGGGCGCCCCCGGCCAGAAGCCGGGGGCGCCCGCACCGCACATCGCCGCCACCAGGAAGCCGTCCGAAGGCCGCCCCGCGGACTTCGCCGGAGACCGGCGCTGA